From Vigna unguiculata cultivar IT97K-499-35 chromosome 5, ASM411807v1, whole genome shotgun sequence, the proteins below share one genomic window:
- the LOC114185184 gene encoding monodehydroascorbate reductase 4, peroxisomal — protein MGRAFVYVILGGGVAAGYAALEFVKKGVSHGELCIISDEPVAPYERPALSKGFLLPEAAARLPSFHTCVGANEERLTPKWYKENGIEVVLGTGVKSADVKRKTLLTTTGETISYKFLIVATGARALKLEEFGVSGSDAENVCYLRDIADANRLVNVIQSCPEGNAVVIGGGYIGMECAASLVINKINVTMVFPEEHCMARLFTTKIANYYEEYYKSRGVNFVKGTVLSSFDFDSNGKVTAVNLRDGSTLSVDMVVVGIGIRPNTGLFEGQLTLEKGGIKVNGMLQSSNSSVYAIGDVAAFPVKAFGETRRLEHVDSARKSAKHVVAAIMEPDKTGEFDYIPFFYSRIFTLSWQFYGDNVGEVIYFGDMSGSAFGAYWVSKGHLVGAFLEGGNKEEYEAIAKVTRLRPAIEDLTELERQGLGYAVTVSQKPAVSPPVEVRASDLLLEKPLYAWHATAGVIIAASIAAFAYFYGKKRRRW, from the exons ATGGGGAGAGCCTTTGTGTATGTGATTCTTGGGGGAGGCGTGGCTGCTGGCTATGCTGCTCTTGAATTCGTCAAAAAAGGAGTCTCTCATGGTGAACTCTGTATTATTTCCGACGAACCA GTTGCTCCTTATGAAAGGCCTGCATTGAGCAAAGGATTTTTGCTTCCAGAAG CTGCTGCACGGCTTCCATCCTTTCATACCTGTGTTGGTGCAAATGAGGAGAGGCTAACTCCCAAATGGTATAAAGAAAAtg GGATTGAAGTAGTTCTTGGAACCGGAGTTAAATCTGCTGATGTGAAACGCAAGACACTTTTAACAACAACAGGAGAGACCATAAGTTATAAGTTTCTTATTGTTGCTACTGGTGCACGG GCTTTGAAGCTGGAAGAATTTGGGGTGAGTGGATCAGATGCAGAAAATGTCTGTTATTTAAGAGATATAGCAGATGCAAATAGGCTTGTCAATGTTATACAATCTTGTCCAGAAGGGAATGCTGTTGTCATTGGTGGTGGATACATAGGCATGGAATGTGCAGCATCTCTAGtgatcaataaaataaatgtaacaaTGGTCTTCCCTGAGGAACATTGCA TGGCTCGTTTATTTACCACAAAAATAGCAAACTACTACGAAGAATATTATAAATCAAGGGGAGTAAACTTCGTTAAGGGAACTGTGCTATCATCATTCGATTTTGACTCCAATGGGAAG GTTACAGCTGTTAATCTTAGGGACGGAAGCACGCTATCTGTGGACATGGTTGTGGTGGGAATTGGAATACGTCCAAATACAGGTCTGTTTGAAGGCCAGCTCACTTTGGAGAAAGGTGGAATCAAAGTAAATGGGATGTTGCAGTCAAGCAACAGCTCAGTCTATGCCATTGGAGATGTTGCAGCATTTCCAGTCAAAGCATTTGGGGAAACTCGAAGACTTGAGCATGTTGATTCAGCTCGGAAGTCTGCAAAACATGTCGTTGCTGCAATAATGGAACCAGACAAAACAGGAGAATTTGACTACATTCCTTTTTTCTACTCCAGAATCTTCACATTGTCTTGGCAATTTTATGGGGATAATGTTGGGGAAGTTATATATTTCGGAGATATGTCAGGCAGTGCATTTGGAGCATACTGGGTAAGCAAGGGTCACCTTGTTGGGGCTTTCCTTGAAGGTGGAAATAAAGAAGAGTATGAAGCCATAGCTAAGGTCACTAGGTTAAGGCCAGCAATTGAAGACTTGACTGAACTGGAGAGACAGGGTTTGGGGTATGCAGTTACAGTTAGCCAGAAACCAGCGGTGTCACCTCCAGTGGAGGTTAGGGCCTCAGACCTACTTTTGGAAAAACCATTATATGCTTGGCATGCTACAGCTGGGGTTATTATTGCTGCATCAATAGCTGCATTTGCAtatttttatggaaaaaaaCGCCGCAGATGGTGA